A single window of Gimesia chilikensis DNA harbors:
- a CDS encoding response regulator — MYASEQQIPVPPPDDQRSFTAEPPSFWRSLLLKNTLFVAIVVVLTAGILGHLAYIFARDILHDNIRVRLQLVVSDRAALFEGYVRQQLDRAALITSRTHLRELIQDFEQGTLDEDAFQSESKRILEDTISGSTSEFRDLWIVNPEGTVITATSDNYLNQTFADDPGFLKAKEHPQLDYPQKVDGKYVTYLMAPMKSEAGDLIGVLMVWLDVTPLERILTNRTGLQDTGALLVATREGDRVRYLLTPEDSTQRSVQLKEVPAMEKALNGESGSEVMHYSGDEVLVSYRPVDYQPNSDDAPWGMVAKIDLTEAYAPVTHLRHLLLGLQFGLVFFGMVVSFLVARRVTRPVLGLADTASKIARGNLDVRVPITSTDEVGMLGAAFNHMTSELAASRDQLEERIEQRTAELNASQKKLRRQTQILQSILDSMGDGVIVADQDGNSVFWNPAAEQIVGIGPQNVDPSKWSQIYGCYLADGVSMCPSEDLPLARAMRGESLDDSILFLKNPDIPDGTWISVTARPLKNDRGDLRGGVIVMHDITEAKATQEELESRDKKNRAILATTHEAFVGIDENSRICDWNEQAEATFGWTQQEVIGRSLVETIIPERYRLQHMQGVEKFLSSGEGPVLNKRLELSALHQDGHEFPVELTITPVRQGDNFLFAAFVHDITEVKRAEEELKRAKEAAEAASQAKSAFLATMSHEIRTPMNAVIGMTELLLDTDLNPTQREYMTMVQESGESLLAVINDILDFSKIEAGRFDLDQAAFHLRENLGDTMKSLAVRAHHKRLELAFHLAPEVPDTIVGDRYRLRQIIVNLVGNAIKFTDEGEVVVDVNVESQSERDVLLHFVVRDTGIGIPKSKQKQIFQAFEQVDESMARRFSGTGLGLAIASRLINLMGGRIWVISEVDQGSAFHFTAHFELTQEEVPASEPLVKADLDGLRVLVVDDNLTNCQILEEMLSNWKMQPQTVTRGKDALEAMHARVRAGEPFDLVLVDANMPTMDGFSLAKAIKQDKELGSAVIMMITSSDRRGEISRCKKLGIAAHLIKPLKQSELFNSIAETLGINGVDHHSTRLKTAELGKRIPPLKILLAEDSIVNQKLALALLQPHGHEITVVTNGKEAVEQRKTAHFDLILMDVQMPEMDGLEATREIRNYEQTSGEHIPIIAMTAHAMKGDRERCLEAGMDGYVSKPVRVRELYQMIEETLQMNAQLAAEKNESTSEESEQQADSIQMEYESAQGEESGEELIMNQSEEQGHNDDVLNWEQAMEKSEIPAEALSELGQLFLQEAPKLLNEIRDAIQQRDASSLRRAAHTLKSSAAVFEAHHAADAALKLELLGKEEKLTEAREALPALEQEVDRLLPAVSAHIDSTALEGNK, encoded by the coding sequence ATGTACGCTTCCGAACAACAGATTCCCGTCCCACCGCCAGACGATCAGCGTTCGTTCACAGCTGAGCCACCTTCTTTCTGGCGATCATTGCTCTTAAAGAATACCCTGTTTGTGGCCATCGTTGTGGTGCTCACTGCCGGTATTCTGGGGCATCTCGCTTATATTTTTGCCCGCGATATTCTGCACGACAATATTCGCGTCCGCCTGCAACTGGTCGTCAGTGATCGGGCTGCATTATTCGAAGGTTATGTACGACAGCAGTTGGATCGGGCTGCGTTGATTACCAGTCGGACTCACCTGAGGGAGCTGATTCAAGACTTCGAACAGGGAACTCTCGATGAGGATGCTTTCCAGTCTGAATCAAAGCGGATACTGGAAGATACTATTTCGGGGAGTACCTCCGAGTTTCGAGATCTCTGGATAGTGAATCCGGAAGGGACTGTGATCACTGCGACGAGTGACAATTATCTCAATCAGACATTTGCCGATGATCCTGGATTTCTGAAAGCGAAAGAACATCCCCAGTTGGATTATCCACAGAAAGTAGATGGTAAGTATGTGACTTACCTCATGGCTCCCATGAAGAGTGAAGCGGGGGATCTGATCGGCGTTTTAATGGTCTGGCTCGATGTCACTCCTCTGGAGCGGATCCTGACGAATCGGACGGGGTTGCAGGACACGGGAGCACTTCTGGTCGCGACCAGAGAGGGAGACCGGGTACGATATTTATTGACCCCGGAAGACAGCACGCAAAGATCCGTGCAACTCAAAGAAGTACCTGCAATGGAGAAAGCGCTGAATGGGGAAAGCGGATCCGAGGTTATGCATTACAGTGGCGATGAAGTGCTTGTCTCTTACCGTCCTGTAGATTATCAGCCCAATAGCGATGATGCTCCCTGGGGAATGGTAGCCAAAATTGATCTCACAGAGGCCTACGCTCCCGTAACACATTTACGTCATCTGTTACTGGGACTGCAGTTTGGGCTCGTTTTTTTCGGAATGGTGGTCTCTTTTCTGGTTGCCCGGAGAGTGACCCGGCCGGTATTGGGACTGGCCGATACTGCATCGAAAATCGCTCGTGGAAATCTGGATGTCCGGGTGCCGATCACTTCGACAGATGAAGTGGGGATGCTGGGGGCTGCGTTTAATCATATGACCTCGGAACTGGCAGCCTCACGGGATCAACTGGAGGAACGGATTGAACAGCGAACTGCGGAGTTGAACGCGTCACAAAAGAAATTGCGTCGCCAGACTCAAATCCTGCAGTCAATTCTGGACAGCATGGGAGATGGAGTAATCGTTGCGGATCAGGATGGGAATTCCGTCTTCTGGAACCCGGCTGCAGAGCAGATTGTTGGTATCGGACCGCAGAATGTAGATCCTTCCAAGTGGTCACAGATCTATGGCTGTTACCTTGCAGACGGAGTTTCGATGTGTCCTTCCGAGGATCTGCCTCTGGCGCGGGCCATGCGGGGAGAGTCACTCGATGATTCGATTCTCTTTCTCAAAAATCCCGATATTCCTGACGGAACCTGGATCAGTGTGACTGCACGTCCTTTGAAAAATGATCGTGGTGATCTGCGTGGTGGCGTGATCGTGATGCACGATATTACGGAAGCGAAAGCCACACAGGAAGAACTGGAATCACGCGATAAGAAAAATCGGGCCATTCTGGCGACGACGCATGAAGCATTCGTCGGTATCGATGAGAACAGTCGAATTTGTGACTGGAATGAACAGGCGGAAGCGACTTTTGGATGGACTCAACAGGAGGTGATTGGACGGTCGCTGGTGGAAACCATCATTCCGGAACGCTATCGATTGCAACATATGCAGGGGGTCGAAAAATTTCTTTCATCAGGTGAAGGCCCTGTTCTTAACAAGCGTCTGGAGCTCTCAGCTCTGCATCAGGACGGCCACGAATTTCCTGTGGAACTGACGATCACTCCCGTGCGACAGGGGGACAATTTCCTGTTTGCTGCCTTTGTGCATGATATCACGGAAGTCAAGCGGGCCGAGGAAGAACTCAAACGGGCTAAAGAAGCTGCCGAGGCAGCCAGCCAGGCAAAAAGTGCTTTTCTGGCAACGATGAGTCACGAAATCCGAACTCCCATGAATGCCGTGATTGGGATGACCGAATTACTGCTCGATACCGATCTGAACCCCACCCAGCGGGAATACATGACCATGGTGCAGGAATCGGGGGAATCTCTACTGGCAGTGATCAATGACATTCTGGATTTCTCCAAAATTGAAGCAGGCCGATTCGATCTGGATCAGGCCGCATTCCACCTGAGGGAAAATCTGGGGGATACCATGAAATCGCTGGCTGTTCGGGCGCATCACAAACGCCTGGAACTGGCATTTCATCTGGCGCCGGAAGTTCCTGATACCATCGTTGGTGACCGTTACCGCTTACGACAGATCATTGTCAATCTCGTCGGAAATGCCATCAAATTTACGGATGAGGGAGAAGTGGTCGTAGATGTGAATGTCGAATCTCAATCAGAGAGAGACGTTCTGTTGCACTTCGTCGTGCGTGATACGGGGATCGGAATTCCCAAAAGCAAACAGAAACAAATCTTTCAGGCCTTTGAGCAGGTTGATGAATCGATGGCCCGTCGGTTCAGCGGTACTGGACTCGGCCTGGCGATTGCTTCCCGCCTGATCAATTTAATGGGGGGGCGAATCTGGGTCATCAGTGAAGTCGATCAGGGGAGTGCATTTCATTTTACAGCTCATTTTGAACTGACACAGGAAGAAGTCCCCGCCAGTGAACCATTGGTCAAAGCTGACCTGGATGGCCTGCGCGTGCTGGTTGTTGATGATAACCTCACCAACTGTCAGATTCTGGAAGAAATGCTCTCTAACTGGAAGATGCAACCCCAAACCGTCACGCGTGGGAAAGATGCTCTGGAAGCGATGCATGCCCGCGTGAGGGCGGGGGAACCTTTCGATCTCGTACTGGTGGACGCGAATATGCCGACGATGGATGGGTTCTCGCTGGCGAAAGCGATCAAACAGGATAAGGAACTGGGAAGTGCCGTCATTATGATGATTACTTCCAGTGACCGAAGAGGAGAGATCTCCCGCTGCAAGAAACTCGGAATTGCAGCGCACCTGATCAAGCCTCTCAAGCAGTCGGAACTGTTTAACTCGATCGCAGAGACATTGGGAATTAACGGGGTAGATCATCATTCGACGCGATTGAAAACGGCTGAACTGGGTAAGCGTATTCCGCCTTTAAAAATACTGCTGGCAGAAGACAGTATCGTGAATCAGAAACTGGCGCTGGCCCTGCTGCAACCTCATGGCCACGAAATTACTGTCGTGACCAACGGGAAAGAGGCGGTCGAACAGAGAAAAACAGCCCATTTTGATCTCATTCTAATGGATGTCCAGATGCCTGAGATGGATGGCCTGGAAGCGACTCGTGAAATTCGAAACTACGAGCAGACAAGCGGGGAACATATTCCAATCATTGCGATGACTGCACATGCGATGAAGGGAGACCGGGAACGCTGTCTTGAGGCCGGGATGGACGGCTATGTTTCTAAACCGGTTCGTGTGCGGGAACTGTACCAGATGATTGAAGAAACACTGCAAATGAATGCCCAACTCGCAGCTGAAAAAAATGAGTCCACATCAGAGGAGTCAGAACAGCAGGCGGATTCGATTCAGATGGAATACGAGTCAGCCCAAGGTGAAGAATCGGGAGAGGAGTTAATCATGAACCAGTCTGAAGAACAGGGGCACAATGATGATGTATTGAACTGGGAACAGGCGATGGAGAAATCAGAAATACCTGCTGAAGCCTTGAGCGAACTGGGTCAACTGTTTCTGCAGGAAGCCCCTAAACTGCTGAACGAAATCCGGGATGCAATACAACAGCGGGATGCTTCGTCACTAAGGCGAGCCGCTCATACACTAAAAAGTTCAGCTGCCGTTTTTGAAGCACACCATGCTGCCGATGCCGCGTTGAAGCTGGAGTTACTTGGAAAAGAGGAAAAGCTGACGGAAGCGCGCGAAGCTCTGCCTGCCCTGGAACAGGAAGTCGACCGATTACTGCCAGCTGTTTCTGCTCACATTGATTCTACCGCTCTGGAAGGAAATAAATAA
- a CDS encoding DUF1549 and DUF1553 domain-containing protein, with the protein MKLRQYTLLIVLFAGILLGRLEKSSHAAELEVYLPNQDQGIELSDPDARQQLIITHKDQSGSISDVTRSVKYQVEPQGIVVVSPTGYVSPLSNGSATITASLDSKRSLKIPVRVSSFEQRRPVSFYNDVIPQLTRGGCNSGACHGTPSGKNNFHLSLLGFEPGNDFEYITKESLGRRINPAAPETSLLLQKAAGTVPHGGGSRFKADGAEIRLIARWIREGMRYDPEKEAKVTHIEIFPQVRVLPKQATQQLVVTAYFSDGTKRDITRLAEFKPNQPKMAATDEHGLVTLKDQTGTTSVMIRFQEQVAVFMTTIPLGQPTPDLPTPENFIDQHVFAKLKVLGLPPSERCDDSTFLRRVTLDITGRIPTLEQTQSFLVDQGPDKRARKINELLDSSGYADLFASKWAGVLRNKAGGNLEQVARETFGFHAWIRTSLAMNKPYDEFVTELITARGKPGTNPAVSWYRAVKDPKDQMSDIAQVFLGVRIQCAQCHHHPYEKWSQDDFYGFQAFFNTLGRKEVYKLPEDDIVYHKRIVAVAKNPNTNRELKPTPLDGAALDIPAERDPRIDLANWVTDPENPFFAKMLVNRYWKHFFGRGLVEPEDDIRITNPATHPELLNELADTFVKSNYDLKAICRTICNSRTYQLSSFPNQYNQNDEQNYARYYPRRLPAEMMLDAMNDVAGAKNNFNHQPVGVRAVALPDDSANVESFFLRVFGRPQMDTACECERTANADLAQSLHLINSDTIQQILSASDGQAVQLARDKNRDDQTRIKELYLHALSRSPNENELETGLAHLQKKRNQSKADPNKLSLEQAEKQAYEDIIWVIINTKEFLFNH; encoded by the coding sequence ATGAAATTGAGGCAATATACACTGCTGATTGTTTTATTCGCAGGCATCCTCTTAGGGAGGCTGGAGAAATCTTCCCATGCGGCTGAATTGGAAGTCTATTTGCCGAATCAGGACCAGGGGATTGAATTATCAGATCCCGATGCCCGACAGCAATTAATAATCACACACAAAGACCAGTCGGGTTCCATAAGCGATGTCACGCGGAGTGTGAAATATCAGGTTGAACCACAGGGAATCGTAGTGGTCAGCCCCACCGGATATGTCAGCCCCCTGTCCAACGGGTCTGCTACCATTACCGCCTCTCTGGATTCGAAACGTTCCCTCAAAATCCCGGTACGCGTTTCTTCGTTCGAACAGCGTCGTCCGGTCAGCTTCTACAATGATGTCATCCCTCAACTCACGCGGGGTGGTTGTAACAGTGGCGCCTGTCATGGCACACCTTCCGGGAAAAACAACTTCCATTTGTCATTACTGGGTTTTGAACCGGGCAATGACTTCGAGTACATCACGAAAGAATCTCTCGGACGCCGGATTAACCCGGCAGCACCAGAAACCAGTCTCTTGTTACAAAAAGCAGCTGGAACAGTACCCCACGGTGGAGGAAGTCGGTTCAAGGCGGATGGAGCAGAAATCAGACTGATCGCCCGCTGGATCCGCGAAGGGATGCGGTATGATCCGGAAAAAGAAGCGAAGGTGACGCACATCGAAATATTTCCTCAAGTCCGCGTCCTGCCCAAACAGGCTACCCAGCAACTGGTCGTCACTGCTTATTTCTCCGATGGGACGAAACGGGACATTACACGTCTGGCGGAATTCAAACCAAACCAGCCTAAGATGGCAGCAACCGACGAGCATGGACTGGTGACATTAAAGGACCAGACCGGCACAACATCGGTCATGATCCGTTTTCAGGAACAGGTCGCCGTTTTCATGACGACCATTCCTCTTGGCCAGCCCACGCCTGACTTGCCGACACCTGAGAACTTTATCGACCAGCATGTTTTTGCGAAGCTGAAAGTGCTGGGGCTTCCCCCTTCAGAACGATGCGATGATTCCACCTTTCTCCGCAGGGTGACTCTGGATATCACCGGTCGGATTCCCACTTTGGAGCAGACACAATCTTTTCTGGTTGATCAGGGTCCCGATAAACGGGCGCGTAAGATTAACGAACTCTTGGACAGTTCCGGCTACGCAGATCTGTTCGCGTCTAAATGGGCCGGCGTATTACGTAACAAGGCTGGCGGAAATCTGGAACAGGTCGCCCGGGAGACTTTCGGCTTTCATGCCTGGATCCGCACCAGTCTGGCCATGAATAAGCCTTATGACGAATTCGTGACAGAGCTGATTACAGCCCGAGGCAAGCCAGGGACCAATCCTGCCGTCTCCTGGTACCGAGCCGTCAAAGATCCCAAAGATCAGATGTCAGACATTGCCCAGGTTTTCCTGGGAGTCCGCATTCAATGTGCTCAGTGCCACCATCACCCCTATGAAAAATGGAGTCAGGACGATTTCTACGGGTTTCAGGCCTTCTTCAATACACTGGGACGCAAAGAAGTATATAAGCTGCCGGAAGACGACATCGTTTACCACAAACGAATCGTCGCGGTTGCCAAAAACCCGAATACCAATCGGGAACTCAAACCAACGCCCCTGGATGGAGCAGCCCTGGACATCCCTGCTGAACGGGATCCGCGTATCGATCTGGCTAACTGGGTCACAGATCCCGAAAACCCCTTCTTTGCCAAAATGCTGGTGAACCGTTACTGGAAACATTTTTTTGGTCGAGGTCTGGTTGAACCGGAAGATGACATTCGGATCACAAATCCAGCTACGCACCCTGAACTGTTGAATGAGCTGGCAGACACATTCGTCAAATCGAATTATGACCTGAAAGCGATCTGCCGTACCATCTGTAACAGCCGAACTTATCAACTCAGCTCTTTTCCGAATCAGTACAATCAAAATGATGAGCAGAATTACGCGCGCTACTATCCTCGACGGCTCCCAGCAGAGATGATGCTGGATGCGATGAATGATGTCGCGGGGGCGAAGAACAATTTCAATCACCAGCCGGTCGGAGTTCGGGCAGTCGCCTTACCCGATGATTCAGCCAACGTCGAGTCATTTTTCTTGCGGGTCTTCGGTCGGCCGCAGATGGACACGGCCTGTGAATGTGAGCGCACCGCCAATGCGGATCTGGCACAAAGCCTGCATCTGATCAACTCCGATACGATCCAACAGATTCTTTCCGCCTCTGACGGCCAGGCAGTCCAGTTGGCCCGTGACAAAAACAGGGACGATCAGACACGCATCAAAGAGCTGTATCTGCATGCTCTTTCGCGATCTCCCAATGAAAATGAACTTGAGACTGGGCTGGCTCATCTGCAGAAAAAACGGAATCAGTCGAAGGCAGATCCCAACAAATTATCTCTCGAACAGGCTGAGAAACAGGCTTATGAAGATATTATCTGGGTGATCATCAATACCAAAGAGTTCCTGTTCAACCATTAA
- a CDS encoding DUF1501 domain-containing protein, with protein MSAKSRNQRCAGPMKRRTFLEIGGAGMLGLGMTDLLRQQALASSAGNATDDTAVIFVWLPGGPPHMETYDMKPGAPVEYRGEYSPIHTNVPGLDVCQMLPQHAKIADKFTLIRSIHHEFADHGGGHKRLMTGRIPATPVGTINDAPAVNTIVKKMLEQPGNEMPVCVTEVDSSRASIDTFAMGPAYLGPSSTPFMVAGNPSDPDFKVQNIGVKSAMETRLDDRIAMLKGIDNFRRDVDKSGSMEAMDSFNRQAIDMLTSEKVRRAFDLSQEPKEVRDRYGWNAYGQRAVLGRRLVESGVRFVTMVWEHPFPGSKTPKTAAYNWDSHAVNAHLFKDCEWRLPPYDQAVSALIEDLYQRGLDRRVLLVVTGEFGRTPKLSVQRGTQTGVMQPGRDHWPKAMSVLVSGGGMQTGQVIGATNPKGEYPVERRLTPNDLWATVYRHLGIDHEHILHDLQGRPVPILPFGKPIRELQPVSA; from the coding sequence ATGAGTGCCAAATCCAGAAATCAGCGTTGTGCAGGACCGATGAAACGTCGCACCTTCCTGGAAATCGGTGGGGCAGGTATGCTTGGTCTGGGTATGACGGATTTGCTCCGTCAGCAGGCGCTTGCCAGTTCTGCAGGAAACGCAACTGATGATACGGCCGTGATTTTCGTCTGGTTGCCGGGGGGCCCCCCTCATATGGAAACATATGATATGAAGCCGGGGGCACCAGTTGAGTACCGTGGGGAATATTCACCAATTCATACTAATGTTCCCGGTCTCGACGTCTGCCAGATGCTACCACAGCATGCGAAAATTGCAGACAAGTTTACGTTGATCCGCTCGATTCATCATGAGTTCGCCGATCATGGTGGCGGTCATAAACGTCTCATGACCGGCCGAATTCCCGCAACTCCAGTGGGAACTATTAATGACGCCCCAGCTGTAAATACAATTGTGAAGAAAATGCTGGAGCAACCGGGGAATGAAATGCCGGTCTGTGTGACTGAGGTTGACTCTTCCCGTGCGTCCATTGATACCTTTGCCATGGGGCCCGCTTATCTGGGACCATCTTCAACTCCATTTATGGTAGCCGGCAACCCCAGCGATCCCGATTTCAAAGTACAGAATATCGGCGTGAAATCAGCGATGGAAACGCGTCTCGACGACCGAATTGCCATGCTGAAGGGGATCGATAATTTCCGCCGTGATGTTGACAAAAGTGGTTCGATGGAAGCCATGGACAGTTTTAACCGTCAGGCTATCGATATGTTGACCAGTGAAAAAGTCCGTCGGGCTTTTGACCTTTCACAAGAACCCAAAGAGGTCCGTGATCGATATGGCTGGAATGCGTACGGTCAACGGGCTGTCTTAGGTCGGCGTCTGGTCGAGTCAGGCGTCAGGTTTGTCACCATGGTCTGGGAACATCCTTTCCCGGGGAGTAAGACTCCCAAGACGGCAGCATATAACTGGGACTCCCATGCTGTGAATGCACATCTCTTCAAGGACTGCGAATGGCGACTGCCACCCTATGACCAGGCCGTTTCTGCTCTGATCGAAGACCTCTATCAACGGGGACTCGACCGACGAGTTCTGCTGGTAGTGACGGGCGAGTTTGGGCGGACTCCAAAGCTTTCAGTTCAGCGGGGAACTCAGACTGGTGTCATGCAACCCGGTCGAGATCACTGGCCAAAAGCGATGTCAGTACTGGTTTCCGGAGGTGGGATGCAGACCGGTCAGGTGATCGGCGCAACCAACCCGAAAGGGGAATATCCGGTGGAACGCCGACTGACTCCGAACGATCTCTGGGCCACCGTTTATCGGCACCTGGGTATCGATCATGAGCATATCCTGCACGATCTGCAGGGGCGTCCGGTTCCCATTCTGCCCTTCGGAAAGCCGATACGCGAACTGCAGCCAGTCTCTGCCTGA
- a CDS encoding Glu/Leu/Phe/Val dehydrogenase dimerization domain-containing protein, which translates to MNVASGSGVKVLFIEDNPIHVGLVKTLLGESRAPVFQLQHAGSLQDGLKLLEAVPVDIILLDLTLPDSEDLDTFIRVRSFAPAIPIVIVTSLDDVKLAAKAVEAGAQDYLVKTQLSRTSLTRSLRYAIERTRVRDAEWDSPMFRLAQRQFLKAAQYMGLDDNIRQRLLFPQRTLVVTLPFRRDHYTEVETVFGYRVQHILTMGPTKGGIRYHQDVSLGEVSALAMWMSWKCALVHLPFGGAKGGVRIDPTGLTGHELQRLTRRFATEISPIIGPEKDIPAPDMGTNERVMAWIMDTYSQQVGYSVPAVVTGKPVVLGGARGRNEATGRGVVYLIEEAARHLKMNLSESTAVIQGFGNVGSHAAQFLSDLGVKIIGVSDATTGIYNRNGLSMSSLLEYVSKNRFLEGYSQGDEITNQELLELECDILVPAALQNQITAENADRINCRLLAEGANGPTTLEADEVLNEKGVFILPDILANAGGVTVSYFEWVQDTQNYMWSLDEVNQRLKRILQDAFQRTLNRAEKNNVDMRTAALMEGIERVAQAKLARGLFP; encoded by the coding sequence ATGAATGTCGCATCAGGAAGTGGCGTCAAAGTATTGTTCATTGAAGATAACCCGATTCATGTAGGACTGGTGAAAACCCTGCTGGGGGAATCCCGGGCACCCGTATTTCAATTACAGCATGCAGGATCTCTCCAGGATGGTTTGAAACTGCTCGAGGCAGTCCCGGTCGACATTATTCTGCTGGACTTGACACTGCCTGACAGCGAGGACCTGGATACGTTCATCCGGGTCCGTTCGTTTGCCCCCGCGATCCCAATCGTAATTGTCACGAGCCTGGATGATGTGAAACTGGCTGCGAAGGCGGTTGAGGCGGGGGCCCAGGATTATCTGGTTAAGACACAGCTGAGCCGAACTTCGCTAACACGTTCTTTACGTTATGCGATTGAGCGGACACGTGTGCGGGATGCCGAATGGGATTCGCCGATGTTCAGGCTGGCGCAGCGACAGTTCCTCAAGGCGGCTCAATATATGGGGCTGGACGATAATATTCGCCAGCGATTATTGTTTCCGCAACGAACGCTGGTCGTGACGCTGCCATTTCGTCGAGATCATTATACCGAAGTCGAAACGGTATTCGGCTATCGAGTACAGCACATTCTGACTATGGGACCTACCAAAGGGGGGATTCGCTATCATCAGGATGTCAGCCTCGGAGAAGTTTCAGCACTGGCGATGTGGATGAGCTGGAAGTGTGCCCTGGTGCACCTACCCTTTGGTGGAGCCAAAGGGGGCGTCCGCATCGATCCCACGGGGTTAACCGGTCATGAACTGCAGCGACTCACCCGACGATTTGCGACCGAAATTAGTCCGATCATTGGTCCTGAGAAAGATATTCCTGCTCCCGATATGGGAACCAACGAACGAGTGATGGCTTGGATTATGGATACGTACAGCCAACAGGTAGGTTACTCTGTACCGGCAGTCGTGACAGGTAAGCCGGTCGTCCTCGGGGGAGCTCGGGGACGTAATGAAGCGACAGGGAGAGGCGTCGTCTATCTGATTGAAGAAGCGGCCCGGCATCTGAAGATGAATCTCAGTGAGTCTACGGCGGTGATTCAGGGGTTTGGAAATGTGGGCAGTCATGCTGCCCAGTTTTTGAGTGATCTGGGCGTGAAAATCATCGGTGTCAGCGATGCAACCACGGGCATCTATAACCGTAATGGGCTTTCGATGTCCTCACTACTTGAGTATGTAAGTAAGAACCGTTTTCTGGAAGGTTATTCCCAAGGAGATGAAATCACGAACCAGGAACTGCTGGAACTGGAGTGTGATATTCTAGTACCTGCTGCATTGCAAAATCAGATCACAGCAGAAAATGCAGATCGCATTAATTGCCGTCTACTGGCGGAAGGTGCTAACGGGCCTACTACTCTGGAAGCTGATGAGGTACTCAATGAAAAAGGGGTTTTCATACTCCCTGATATTCTGGCAAACGCAGGTGGGGTGACTGTTTCTTACTTCGAATGGGTGCAGGATACGCAGAACTATATGTGGAGCCTGGATGAAGTCAATCAACGATTGAAACGCATTCTGCAAGATGCGTTTCAGCGTACTTTGAACCGTGCGGAGAAGAACAATGTCGACATGCGGACGGCGGCACTAATGGAAGGGATTGAACGCGTCGCGCAGGCCAAGCTGGCGCGTGGCCTGTTCCCATAA
- a CDS encoding FAD-dependent oxidoreductase: MSQSSDSITQTWEIPLRETVDVAVIGGGSAGVAAATAAARNGASTVLVERYGFLGGTSTAGMVGPFMTSYTPDGKRQLVAGIFQEVIDKMVQMGGAVDPSTTEAGSAWASFIDLGHANVTPFSVEALKMAALEMVCEAGARIRFHTSFVDVVMRDQQIDGIVILDKAGLGLLRARTVIDTSGDGDIAAKAGAPFEVGRKADGKMMPVTLFLTIGNVDDERVIAWMKEHEVLHPGERLFECIVKQARESGDWTLEREFLNIYREPTPGQWRVNTTRVQNVDGTNPDDLSRAEIESRRQAWELIRFFRSHCPGLENAQLLATGTQVGVRETRHILGDYVLNGADVLEGRKFEDSIAQCSYPIDIHDPQGPRGRLEGIHADHYEIPYRCLVPRNVENLLVAGRPISADHEGAASARVIPPCYATGQAAGTAASLAIKQGVAPRDVDIDQLRTTLSEQGAIV, encoded by the coding sequence ATGTCGCAGTCGTCTGATTCAATTACGCAAACATGGGAGATTCCGCTCCGCGAGACAGTCGATGTGGCTGTGATCGGTGGTGGCTCGGCTGGTGTGGCTGCAGCGACTGCCGCTGCCCGGAATGGAGCGTCCACTGTGCTGGTCGAACGCTATGGTTTCCTGGGAGGTACATCGACGGCGGGTATGGTCGGTCCCTTCATGACCTCATACACGCCTGATGGGAAGCGGCAACTGGTGGCCGGTATCTTTCAGGAAGTCATCGATAAAATGGTCCAGATGGGCGGGGCCGTCGATCCCTCTACGACAGAAGCCGGTTCTGCCTGGGCTTCTTTTATTGATCTCGGACATGCCAATGTGACTCCCTTTAGTGTCGAAGCACTGAAAATGGCGGCCCTGGAAATGGTCTGTGAGGCAGGGGCACGGATCCGGTTTCATACCTCGTTTGTCGATGTGGTAATGCGAGATCAGCAGATTGACGGAATCGTGATTCTCGATAAGGCCGGCCTGGGACTTTTGCGGGCGCGAACTGTGATTGATACCTCCGGCGATGGCGATATTGCTGCCAAAGCCGGAGCCCCCTTTGAAGTGGGGCGAAAGGCGGACGGCAAAATGATGCCGGTGACGCTGTTTCTGACGATTGGCAATGTCGATGACGAACGCGTGATTGCCTGGATGAAGGAGCATGAAGTTCTGCATCCCGGGGAGCGGCTGTTTGAATGTATTGTCAAACAAGCCCGGGAAAGCGGTGACTGGACGCTGGAACGCGAGTTTCTGAATATTTATCGTGAGCCGACTCCGGGGCAATGGCGGGTCAACACAACCCGCGTCCAGAACGTGGACGGAACGAACCCCGATGACCTGTCCCGGGCGGAAATTGAGAGTCGGCGTCAGGCGTGGGAACTGATTCGATTTTTCCGATCCCATTGTCCCGGCCTGGAAAATGCACAATTACTGGCCACGGGAACTCAAGTGGGGGTGAGGGAAACACGTCACATTCTGGGTGACTATGTGCTGAATGGGGCAGATGTGCTCGAAGGGCGGAAGTTCGAGGATTCCATCGCGCAGTGTTCCTATCCAATTGACATTCACGATCCCCAGGGCCCCCGGGGAAGGCTGGAGGGGATTCACGCCGATCATTATGAAATTCCCTATCGCTGCCTGGTGCCGCGCAATGTGGAGAACCTGCTGGTGGCCGGCCGTCCGATATCTGCGGATCACGAAGGGGCTGCATCTGCGAGAGTGATTCCTCCCTGTTATGCAACCGGTCAGGCCGCGGGAACCGCTGCGAGCCTGGCAATCAAGCAGGGAGTGGCCCCGCGCGACGTGGATATCGATCAGTTAAGAACGACATTAAGCGAGCAGGGAGCCATCGTCTGA